The following are encoded together in the Syngnathus typhle isolate RoL2023-S1 ecotype Sweden linkage group LG5, RoL_Styp_1.0, whole genome shotgun sequence genome:
- the plat gene encoding tissue-type plasminogen activator isoform X2 translates to MSRILLLVLTALFCYLADSAELLRSKRGTRFYRARCVDSTSSAVHNFGDTWLRWRGQRVEYCRCALRGREFCHVVPVINCYTSHCYNGGTCKEAVYSSDYICQCPAGFSGSQCEINTKEKCVVGSGDAYRGTWSISKSGAECINWNATALRGKKFTARKVDAGSLGLGNHNFCRNPDHDGAPWCYTYKGTQIIWEFCSLPKCSEDKYDECIRGIGLTYRGTESVTKSGARCLPWDSPAVAHKFNNAWQSDALQVGLGSHSYCRNPDGDEGPWCHVYKNTRLTWELCHVPKCTDRLSTITPLGPRAPVTTNNQGICGQRSDSTLNQPTFRMFGGRQSDISEQPWQAVINVYQARLRKHFHRCGGILIDSCWILTAAHCFEPTDKPSKLEVILGRTFRKENSSSEQIFKVEKYWIHEKFDNDSFDNDIALLKLKSDIGVCAVNSPEVLPACLPEPGLVLPDWTECEISGYGKDSEFSAHYSERVKRGFVRLWPRERCVPAVLSGRKVTANMLCAGDTRGLDDACKGDSGGPLVCRSNDKMTLMGVISWGDGCGQRDKPGVYTRVTRYIDWIHGKMTANPI, encoded by the exons ATGTCCAGAATATTATTATTGGTCCTTACCGCTCTCTTCTGCTACCTAGCGGACAGT gcGGAGCTCCTCCGCTCCAAGAGAGGAACTCGTTTTTACCGAG CACGTTGTGTGGATAGTACGTCATCAGCCGTGCATAATTTTGGGGACACTTGGCTGCGATGGAGGGGACAGCGTGTGGAGTATTGCCGTTGTGCTTTAAGAGGACGAGAATTTTGTCACGTGGTTCCCGTCATCA ACTGCTACACGTCTCATTGCTACAACGGGGGGACATGCAAGGAGGCCGTGTATTCTTCGGACTATATTTGCCAGTGCCCCGCAGGTTTCAGTGGATCCCAGTGTGAGATCA ACACCAAAGAGAAGTGCGTAGTGGGGAGCGGGGACGCCTATCGCGGAACGTGGAGTATCAGCAAGTCGGGAGCAGAGTGCATCAACTGGAACGCCACCGCGCTCAGGGGAAAGAAGTTCACCGCCAGGAAAGTGGACGCCGGCAGCCTGGGATTGGGCAACCACAACTTCTGCAG GAACCCCGACCATGACGGCGCTCCTTGGTGCTACACCTACAAAGGCACTCAAATCATCTGGGAGTTTTGTTCCTTGCCCAAGTGTTCAGAAG ATAAATACGACGAATGCATTCGAGGGATCGGTCTGACGTACAGGGGCACCGAGTCGGTCACTAAAAGCGGCGCCCGCTGTCTCCCATGGGACTCTCCGGCCGTCGCGCACAAGTTCAACAACGCTTGGCAGTCCGACGCCCTCCAAGTGGGCCTGGGCAGCCACAGCTACTGCAG GAATCCTGATGGTGATGAAGGCCCGTGGTGTCATGTATACAAGAACACGCGGCTGACTTGGGAGCTCTGCCATGTGCCTAAATGCA CGGATCGTCTATCCACCATCACACCACTGGGCCCTCGAGCTCCCGTAACTACCAACAACCAAG GGATATGCGGCCAGCGTTCGGATAGCACCCTGAACCAGCCTACCTTCCGCATGTTCGGAGGTCGCCAGAGCGATATTTCGGAACAGCCCTGGCAGGCCGTCATTAACGTTTACCAGGCTCGTCTGCGGAAACATTTCCACCGCTGCGGGGGGATTCTCATCGACTCCTGTTGGATCCTGACTGCTGCGCACTGCTTCGAGCCCAC GGATAAACCCTCAAAGTTGGAGGTCATTCTGGGCAGGACGTTCCGCAAAGAGAATTCCAGCAGTGAGCAGATTTTCAAAGTGGAAAAGTACTGGATCCATGAGAAATTCGACAACGACTCGTTTGACAATGACATAG CTCTGCTTAAGCTCAAGTCAGACATTGGCGTGTGCGCTGTCAACTCTCCGGAGGTTCTCCCCGCGTGTCTTCCTGAACCTGGCCTGGTATTACCTGACTGGACCGAGTGCGAGATCTCAGGCTACGGGAAAGACTCCGAGT TTTCCGCCCATTACTCGGAGCGTGTCAAGAGAGGTTTTGTTCGCCTGTGGCCCAGAGAGCGTTGTGTCCCAGCTGTGCTATCTGGACGTAAGGTTACGGCTAACATGCTGTGTGCGGGCGACACAAGAGGTCTGGATGATGCCTGCAAG GGAGACTCTGGCGGTCCTCTCGTCTGCCGCTCCAACGACAAAATGACCCTGATGGGCGTCATCAGCTGGGGTGACGGGTGCGGCCAGAGGGACAAGCCTGGCGTCTACACCCGCGTCACCCGTTACATCGACTGGATTCACGGCAAAATGACGGCCAACCCCATCTGA
- the plat gene encoding tissue-type plasminogen activator isoform X1, translated as MSRILLLVLTALFCYLADSAELLRSKRGTRFYRGEPERKTSRRALFIVHFQKPSPSFDTSPRCVDSTSSAVHNFGDTWLRWRGQRVEYCRCALRGREFCHVVPVINCYTSHCYNGGTCKEAVYSSDYICQCPAGFSGSQCEINTKEKCVVGSGDAYRGTWSISKSGAECINWNATALRGKKFTARKVDAGSLGLGNHNFCRNPDHDGAPWCYTYKGTQIIWEFCSLPKCSEDKYDECIRGIGLTYRGTESVTKSGARCLPWDSPAVAHKFNNAWQSDALQVGLGSHSYCRNPDGDEGPWCHVYKNTRLTWELCHVPKCTDRLSTITPLGPRAPVTTNNQGICGQRSDSTLNQPTFRMFGGRQSDISEQPWQAVINVYQARLRKHFHRCGGILIDSCWILTAAHCFEPTDKPSKLEVILGRTFRKENSSSEQIFKVEKYWIHEKFDNDSFDNDIALLKLKSDIGVCAVNSPEVLPACLPEPGLVLPDWTECEISGYGKDSEFSAHYSERVKRGFVRLWPRERCVPAVLSGRKVTANMLCAGDTRGLDDACKGDSGGPLVCRSNDKMTLMGVISWGDGCGQRDKPGVYTRVTRYIDWIHGKMTANPI; from the exons ATGTCCAGAATATTATTATTGGTCCTTACCGCTCTCTTCTGCTACCTAGCGGACAGT gcGGAGCTCCTCCGCTCCAAGAGAGGAACTCGTTTTTACCGAGGTGAGCCTGAACGGAAGACATCCAGGCGGGCACTTTTCATTGTTCATTTCCAGAAGCCTTCACCTTCCTTTGACACCTCCC CACGTTGTGTGGATAGTACGTCATCAGCCGTGCATAATTTTGGGGACACTTGGCTGCGATGGAGGGGACAGCGTGTGGAGTATTGCCGTTGTGCTTTAAGAGGACGAGAATTTTGTCACGTGGTTCCCGTCATCA ACTGCTACACGTCTCATTGCTACAACGGGGGGACATGCAAGGAGGCCGTGTATTCTTCGGACTATATTTGCCAGTGCCCCGCAGGTTTCAGTGGATCCCAGTGTGAGATCA ACACCAAAGAGAAGTGCGTAGTGGGGAGCGGGGACGCCTATCGCGGAACGTGGAGTATCAGCAAGTCGGGAGCAGAGTGCATCAACTGGAACGCCACCGCGCTCAGGGGAAAGAAGTTCACCGCCAGGAAAGTGGACGCCGGCAGCCTGGGATTGGGCAACCACAACTTCTGCAG GAACCCCGACCATGACGGCGCTCCTTGGTGCTACACCTACAAAGGCACTCAAATCATCTGGGAGTTTTGTTCCTTGCCCAAGTGTTCAGAAG ATAAATACGACGAATGCATTCGAGGGATCGGTCTGACGTACAGGGGCACCGAGTCGGTCACTAAAAGCGGCGCCCGCTGTCTCCCATGGGACTCTCCGGCCGTCGCGCACAAGTTCAACAACGCTTGGCAGTCCGACGCCCTCCAAGTGGGCCTGGGCAGCCACAGCTACTGCAG GAATCCTGATGGTGATGAAGGCCCGTGGTGTCATGTATACAAGAACACGCGGCTGACTTGGGAGCTCTGCCATGTGCCTAAATGCA CGGATCGTCTATCCACCATCACACCACTGGGCCCTCGAGCTCCCGTAACTACCAACAACCAAG GGATATGCGGCCAGCGTTCGGATAGCACCCTGAACCAGCCTACCTTCCGCATGTTCGGAGGTCGCCAGAGCGATATTTCGGAACAGCCCTGGCAGGCCGTCATTAACGTTTACCAGGCTCGTCTGCGGAAACATTTCCACCGCTGCGGGGGGATTCTCATCGACTCCTGTTGGATCCTGACTGCTGCGCACTGCTTCGAGCCCAC GGATAAACCCTCAAAGTTGGAGGTCATTCTGGGCAGGACGTTCCGCAAAGAGAATTCCAGCAGTGAGCAGATTTTCAAAGTGGAAAAGTACTGGATCCATGAGAAATTCGACAACGACTCGTTTGACAATGACATAG CTCTGCTTAAGCTCAAGTCAGACATTGGCGTGTGCGCTGTCAACTCTCCGGAGGTTCTCCCCGCGTGTCTTCCTGAACCTGGCCTGGTATTACCTGACTGGACCGAGTGCGAGATCTCAGGCTACGGGAAAGACTCCGAGT TTTCCGCCCATTACTCGGAGCGTGTCAAGAGAGGTTTTGTTCGCCTGTGGCCCAGAGAGCGTTGTGTCCCAGCTGTGCTATCTGGACGTAAGGTTACGGCTAACATGCTGTGTGCGGGCGACACAAGAGGTCTGGATGATGCCTGCAAG GGAGACTCTGGCGGTCCTCTCGTCTGCCGCTCCAACGACAAAATGACCCTGATGGGCGTCATCAGCTGGGGTGACGGGTGCGGCCAGAGGGACAAGCCTGGCGTCTACACCCGCGTCACCCGTTACATCGACTGGATTCACGGCAAAATGACGGCCAACCCCATCTGA